The proteins below come from a single Aegilops tauschii subsp. strangulata cultivar AL8/78 chromosome 6, Aet v6.0, whole genome shotgun sequence genomic window:
- the LOC109744776 gene encoding cyclin-P4-1, whose translation MAEAGELVVSGAQQDDMLRVVAALAGILERVTERNDAVATPAEAAPASAFRATTKPGISVRAYVARIARFAGCSPACYVVAYIYLDRLLHRARRFALAVDSYSVHRLLITTVLAAVKFMDDVCYNNAYFAKVGGISLVEMNYLEVDFLFGVGFDLNVTPETFGHYCAVLQSEMLCAEAPSAPPRLQYCCLTESEDDAASCGSQQQLAA comes from the exons ATGGCCGAGGCCGGGGAGCTGGTGGTGAGCGGCGCCCAGCAGGACGACATGCTGCGGGTGGTGGCCGCCCTGGCCGGCATCCTGGAGCGCGTCACCGAGCGCAACGACGCGGTGGCCACGCCCGCGGAGGCGGCGCCGGCGTCGGCGTTCCGGGCGACGACCAAGCCGGGCATCTCGGTGCGCGCGTACGTGGCGCGCATCGCGCGGTTCGCCGGGTGCAGCCCCGCGTGCTACGTCGTCGCCTACATCTACCTCGACCGGCTGCTGCACCGCGCCCGCCGCTTCGCCCTCGCCGTGGACTCCTACAGCGTGCACCGTCTCCTCATCACGACCGTGCTCGCCGCCGTCAAGTTCATGGATGACGT ATGCTACAACAACGCCTACTTCGCCAAGGTCGGGGGCATCAGCCTGGTCGAGATGAACTACCTGGAGGTTGACTTCCTGTTCGGCGTCGGGTTCGACCTCAACGTCACGCCGGAGACGTTCGGCCACTACTGCGCCGTGCTCCAGTCCGAGATGCTCTGCGCGGAGGCTCCTTCTGCGCCGCCGAGGCTGCAGTACTGCTGTCTCACTGAATCCGAGGACGATGCCGCCAGCTGCGGCAGCCAGCAGCAGCTGGCGGCATGA
- the LOC141026073 gene encoding secreted RxLR effector protein 161-like, whose amino-acid sequence MDATFYRNVIGSLRYLVHTRLDISFTFGFLSKFMEAPASDHLAVVKHLLRYIGGTTMHGCVYRGGDGENLVGYSHFDHAGDVNSGKSTCGMLFFLGSSPITGNR is encoded by the coding sequence ATGGATGCTACTTTCTATAGAAATGTCATCGGCAGCCTGAGGTATCTTGTGCACACCCGGCTGGATATCTCGTTCACCTTTGGGTTCCTAAGCAAGTTCATGGAGGCTCCCGCCAGCGATCATCTTGCAGTGGTCAAGCACCTGCTCCGGTACATTGGAGGCACGACCATGCATGGTTGTGTCTATCGCGGTGGTGACGGCGAGAACTTGGTCGGCTACAGCCACTTCGACCACGCTGGTGACGTGAACTCGGGGAAGAGCACCTGTGGCATGTTGTTCTTCCTCGGGAGCAGTCCCATCACTGGCAATCGGTGA